DNA sequence from the Actinomycetota bacterium genome:
AGGTCCGCGATGCTGGTCGCCTTCGTGACTGGCGTGTCCTTGATGGCCACCAGCGCCTGGTTCACGTCGTAGTAGCTGTCGCTGAAGTCGACGGCGTCGGCCCGCTTCTTCGTGTACGAGATCTGCTCGATGGCGAAGTCGTAGTTCTTGGGGCCGGGCGCGTACGTCTGGTTGAACGGCGCGACGACCCAGTTCACCTGGTCCTGGCTGAAGCCCATGCGCTTCGCGACCTCATAGGCCACGGCACTCTCCAGGCCCTTGCCGTTGTTGGGGTCGTCCACCTTCCACATCGAGCCCTTGGCGGAGCCCCCCGAGAACCATGGCGGATACGCGGGGTTGTCTGTACCCACGGTCAGCTGACCGGTGTTCGTGAACGTCGCCGTCTTCGCGCAGTCGGCGGCTGTGGCAGTCGTCGGAGACGCTGTCGCGCCCGTGGGGCCGGTCGTTCCGGTGGTTCCGGTTGGCCCCTGCACGCCGGTGGTCGTGCTGGACTTCCCGCACGCTGACAGAACCAGGCCGAACACGGCGACGGTGATAAGGATCCTGCGCATCGTTGCTTCCTCCCCATGGCTTCAGGCGGAGCCGGCGATGCCGGAGCCTACCACCCGCCCCCGGGGCTCAGGAACCCAACTACGGCGTCGGCTC
Encoded proteins:
- a CDS encoding ABC transporter substrate-binding protein, translated to MRRILITVAVFGLVLSACGKSSTTTGVQGPTGTTGTTGPTGATASPTTATAADCAKTATFTNTGQLTVGTDNPAYPPWFSGGSAKGSMWKVDDPNNGKGLESAVAYEVAKRMGFSQDQVNWVVAPFNQTYAPGPKNYDFAIEQISYTKKRADAVDFSDSYYDVNQALVAIKDTPVTKATSIADLKGFTLAAPIGTTAYTYITDVIQPNKEPGAYTTLSDTVAALNAHQIDGMVVDLPTALYIADPYVQEIKNSVVVGQFPNPAGGTTDHVAMAFQKGSDLVPCVNLALAEMKADGTLEKLQTEWLSQKTNVGDVPVLKQ